Genomic DNA from Haloplanus aerogenes:
ATACCCGCGGCGGTTCAGTCTTCCGTCGGTGCGACGGCGTCGAGCACTTTCGTCACTAGCCAGATCAGGAGCAGAAACGGCATCAGCGGGAGCAGGAGGATCATCATGCCCAGAAAGATGCTCCAGCCGATAGCGTCCATCTCGGCGTCGGCGTGCGCCCGAAACGGCTTGCCGAGGGTGCGATAGACCGTCTTCGCAGGATCGAGTGCCGGTTCGTCGGCCGATTCGGCGTCGCTCATGCGCCGTACGTACGGCCCCGACTGCAATAACTGTTGGCTGGACAACTATTCGATGTGGATCGCCGGCCGGAAGGGGACGGCGTTGCCGGCGCGGTCGCCGGGATCCGGCGGGTCGGCGTCCTCGGCGTACACCTCGACCGTGGCGTCGAACTCGCGTTCGAGGAAGGGGACGGCCGCCTCGTAGACGGCGAGTTCGTCCAACTCCTCCAGCGTGTCGACCGTCTCGTCGTCGAGGTCGCGCACGAGTTCGACGAGGTCGCCCACGAGGTCGTTGACCGCCTCGCCGCGTTCGCGCAGGTCGGGATCGCTCATCGCCTCGCTCATCGCCGCGCCGACATCCGGCCCGGCCTCGACGACGGCGTCGAACACCTGCCGTTTCCAGTCGGCGGCGACGTACACCCGGATCGTCTCGGGATCGGTCCCCGTCACGTCGACGATGTCGTTCACGTCCTCGGTGAGGCGTTCGATCTGTCGCTCCTGCACCTCGACGGCGGGTCGTTCGAGGGCGGGGTCGGCCTCGGGCCACGGGGCGTCCTCCGCTGGTGTCCCCGTCAACGTCTCGTGGAGTTCGTTCGTCATGAAGGGGACGAAGGGCGCGAGCAGTCGCAGGCGCGTCTCCAGCGCGTGCCGGAGGGTCCACTGTGCGCCCGGTCGACTCCGGTCGGTCCGGCGGCGGTACCACCGGAGCGCCTCCTCGAAGCCGTAGAAGGCGGTCTGGCTCGCCCCGCGCGTCTCCGAGTTCTCCATCGCCTCGGTCACCTCACGAATCGACCCCTGCAGTTTCGAGAGGAGCCACCGGTCGACGTGTTCGAGGTCCTGCGACTCGGGGTCGTCGTCGAACGTCGATCCCGGTTCGTCGG
This window encodes:
- a CDS encoding DUF7535 family protein, yielding MSDAESADEPALDPAKTVYRTLGKPFRAHADAEMDAIGWSIFLGMMILLLPLMPFLLLIWLVTKVLDAVAPTED